In Athalia rosae chromosome 6, iyAthRosa1.1, whole genome shotgun sequence, one DNA window encodes the following:
- the LOC105683536 gene encoding dynein light chain Tctex-type protein 2B-like: MDGKDGDVEVSSPLSEHKSDDEAEGGEYEDEGKSEINFAVLDGLDQSQTALQPTYQIRPPLSEKFKPMSAKEVIHNVLFDQLSTKVYDAKEVPKWCQEIADIIRDKVKELRFKRYKYIVNVVLGEHRGAGVKIGTRCIWDAEADSYAYDNFLNETIFCVATVYAVYYY; this comes from the exons ATGGATGGCAAAGATGGAGATGTCGAAGTGTCATCCCCCTTGTCGGAACATAAGTCCGATGATGAAGCAGAAGGCGGTGAATATGAAGATGAGggaaaatctgaaataaattttgctgTTCTTGACGGTTTGGATCAATCTCAAACAGCACTACAGCCAACTTATCAAATCCGGCCACCTCTTTCCGAGAA GTTTAAGCCAATGAGCGCCAAAGAAGTAATACACAATGTGTTGTTCGATCAGCTGTCAACAAAAGTATACGATGCCAAAGAAGTACCTAAATGGTGTCAGGAAATAGCTGACATAATCAGAGACAAAGTTAAAG AGCTAAGGTTCAAACGATACAAGTACATTGTGAATGTAGTGCTGGGAGAGCACCGGGGAGCTGGAGTTAAGATTGGCACAAGGTGTATATGGGACGCTGAAGCTGATAGTTATGCCTATGACAATTTCTTAAAT GAAACAATATTCTGTGTTGCAACAGTCTATGCTGTATACTATTACTAA
- the LOC105683535 gene encoding uncharacterized protein LOC105683535 produces MGGFNPLKWKIRTFAYVSASLFAFYVLFFYKKTHHVSFDAIIENSEAEAVWEFVADFSNMKKLNPTIEEFHIVAESGNYEHWKYTAHYTEHLSHVPMIKNHAQSHFAVKPAGQDGFLISSEHRTCFFSTFGCLDSVSEFKFSGEGKNTKCIETVQYECPIIFSALCRKEVMYQRQEIMRNLQSHFSMINIKTDDEK; encoded by the exons ATGGGTGGCTTTAATCCattaaaatggaaaattagAACGTTTGCTTACGTCTCCGCATCCCTTTTCGCTTTTtacgtgttatttttttataagaaGACTCATCATGTATCCTTCGATGCAATCATTGAGAATTCTGAAGCTGAGGCTGTATGGGAATTTGTAGCAGACTTCAGTAATATGAAGAAGTTGAATCCTACCAT AGAGGAATTCCATATTGTTGCTGAAAGTGGAAATTATGAACATTGGAAATATACAGCACATTATACAGAGCACTTGAGCCATGTACCCATGATTAAAAACCATGCACAAAGTCACTTTGCAGTCAAACCAGCAGGGCAAGATGGATTCCTCATAAGCTCTGAGCATCGgacttgtttcttttcaacctTTGGTTGCT TGGATTCTGTGTCTGAATTCAAGTTCTCTGGAGAGGGGAAGAATACAAAATGTATTGAAACTGTTCAATATGAATGCCCAATAATCTTCTCTGCTCTGTGCCGGAAAGAAGTTATGTATCAGCGCCAAGAAATCATGAGAAATTTGCAATCCCATTTTTCAATGATAAACATCAAaactgatgatgaaaaatag